Proteins encoded within one genomic window of Phototrophicus methaneseepsis:
- a CDS encoding LysM peptidoglycan-binding domain-containing protein encodes MARYKLIFAFFVLLLPVFGTVQAQDNLLENPGFERGGEYRQVSSSVEDGTIFNAAPGWNGWVALTPKTEDWMNEPPNAYPHSGSYKRSGNYAQDISRGWGTFTASIFQTVPAVAEGTTLRFSVWVYQENVAESNARTRVGIGVNTGSPVTGDITWSGWNRSVKSWQELTVEATVPAGAVTVFIYSTQTSPNNPNAVYFDDAQLIVVGEGEPNVGDGSSGGEGGENATPRPPTATPQIYAPFVNPQQGDEAGRVVHTVQSGDTLAAIAVAYGVPMSEIRELNNLNGSVLQIGQELLIREGGPTATVEPTESTESAEATEPIEPTPNQTLIAQIPTVTQDVSSEVVMDPTSTPLEIDAEAAATEEATEESTEDATEEATEESAEDATEETTEEPTEPPTITPIPATATEAPPAPVESGSSGNPVTLDAAVCVLMYEDADQNRIQGPSESLLAGGQIVLNDQAGSQVDSYTTTGADEPHCFNELESGTYTAVVSAPEGYGLTTPQSLVVNVQPGARFQISFGAAEGVTTAAVPTPDDSTTDTGTVETTPETNTAPDLTSVAGLLVLGLAGVVLVGGAVVAFVARRL; translated from the coding sequence AATGGCTGGGTTGCGCTGACCCCCAAGACCGAAGATTGGATGAATGAACCGCCGAATGCGTACCCGCACAGCGGCAGTTACAAGCGCTCCGGTAATTACGCGCAGGATATTTCTCGTGGATGGGGTACCTTTACCGCATCCATCTTCCAGACTGTGCCCGCTGTCGCAGAAGGCACCACATTGCGCTTTAGCGTCTGGGTTTACCAGGAAAATGTCGCTGAAAGCAACGCGCGTACACGCGTCGGCATTGGCGTGAACACAGGCAGCCCGGTAACGGGCGACATCACGTGGTCTGGCTGGAACCGGTCTGTTAAATCCTGGCAGGAGCTCACTGTCGAGGCGACAGTGCCCGCTGGCGCTGTGACCGTCTTCATCTACAGTACACAGACCTCGCCCAATAACCCCAACGCAGTCTACTTTGATGATGCCCAACTGATCGTCGTGGGCGAAGGCGAGCCGAATGTTGGTGATGGCAGCAGTGGCGGCGAAGGTGGCGAGAATGCCACACCACGCCCCCCCACAGCGACACCGCAAATTTACGCGCCTTTCGTCAACCCGCAGCAGGGTGATGAAGCAGGCCGTGTCGTCCATACGGTACAATCTGGCGACACATTGGCCGCGATTGCCGTCGCGTATGGCGTGCCGATGAGCGAAATCCGTGAATTAAATAACCTCAATGGCAGCGTTTTGCAGATCGGCCAGGAATTGCTCATCCGCGAAGGTGGCCCGACAGCGACTGTCGAGCCAACAGAGAGCACAGAGAGCGCTGAAGCCACAGAACCCATTGAGCCAACGCCAAACCAGACGCTCATCGCGCAAATCCCCACCGTCACCCAGGATGTGTCGTCAGAAGTGGTCATGGACCCGACGTCAACCCCGTTGGAAATTGACGCTGAAGCAGCTGCAACTGAAGAGGCGACTGAAGAAAGTACGGAAGACGCCACAGAAGAGGCGACCGAAGAAAGCGCTGAGGATGCCACAGAAGAAACAACCGAGGAGCCAACAGAGCCGCCGACGATCACACCGATCCCGGCGACAGCGACAGAAGCACCACCTGCTCCGGTTGAATCCGGCTCTTCTGGCAACCCGGTAACGCTGGATGCGGCTGTTTGTGTGCTGATGTACGAAGATGCCGACCAGAACCGCATTCAGGGCCCTTCGGAAAGCTTGCTGGCGGGTGGGCAAATCGTGCTGAACGATCAGGCAGGCAGCCAGGTCGATAGCTACACAACCACAGGTGCAGATGAGCCGCACTGCTTCAATGAATTAGAATCTGGCACTTATACGGCTGTCGTCAGTGCGCCGGAGGGCTATGGCCTGACCACACCGCAATCGCTGGTCGTCAATGTGCAGCCTGGGGCGCGCTTCCAGATTAGTTTTGGCGCGGCAGAAGGCGTCACGACAGCGGCAGTCCCAACACCTGACGATAGCACAACGGATACAGGCACCGTCGAAACCACGCCAGAGACAAATACAGCGCCAGACCTGACGAGTGTCGCGGGCCTCCTGGTATTGGGCTTAGCTGGTGTCGTGCTGGTGGGTGGTGCTGTGGTCGCATTTGTGGCTCGCCGCTTGTAA
- a CDS encoding SdrD B-like domain-containing protein — translation MNRTIRKMIQLGLLVLLLAMSTTALAQEGDGQLCVRAFEDRNRNGIKEAGEPFLVDGISANLLNEDGIIINTALLSQSQRKSEGLVCFQRLTPGVYTVQVISADYVPTSAEQVTLTIGESSIPEVFEYGAELLVVDAPTTTTAEGPRSLDQALTPALLQRVLVASIASAVVMGFFIVIGVLVWFLVLRPRRQPRPVTGAYAPVPGTGTYQPVPGTDNYPPASPPSSGRFRPVTPPTGTMTVVPDVETSSTTYDPDNDVDVDDLLDDSQFDDDDVERYQPPT, via the coding sequence ATGAATCGAACGATCCGGAAAATGATACAGCTTGGCTTGTTGGTCCTGCTGTTGGCGATGAGCACCACTGCCCTGGCCCAGGAAGGCGACGGACAGCTTTGTGTGCGCGCCTTTGAAGATCGCAACCGTAACGGCATCAAAGAAGCTGGTGAGCCTTTCCTGGTAGATGGCATCAGCGCCAATCTGCTCAACGAAGATGGCATCATCATTAACACAGCCCTGCTGTCACAATCCCAGCGCAAGAGCGAAGGCCTGGTTTGCTTCCAACGGCTGACGCCCGGCGTTTACACGGTGCAGGTCATCAGCGCAGATTATGTACCTACTTCTGCAGAGCAGGTTACGCTCACGATTGGCGAGAGCAGCATCCCAGAAGTCTTTGAGTATGGCGCGGAGCTGCTGGTTGTGGATGCCCCAACAACGACCACCGCTGAAGGGCCTCGTTCCCTGGACCAAGCACTGACCCCAGCGCTCTTGCAGCGTGTTCTGGTAGCGTCTATTGCGTCAGCCGTGGTCATGGGCTTCTTCATCGTCATCGGCGTGCTGGTATGGTTCCTGGTGCTCAGGCCACGCCGCCAACCTCGCCCGGTCACAGGCGCGTATGCTCCGGTACCCGGCACTGGCACTTACCAGCCCGTCCCCGGCACAGACAATTATCCGCCAGCATCGCCGCCTTCTAGCGGACGCTTCCGCCCGGTCACACCGCCGACAGGCACCATGACCGTCGTGCCAGATGTGGAAACGAGTTCAACCACATATGACCCGGATAATGACGTCGATGTGGATGATTTACTGGATGATTCGCAGTTCGATGATGATGATGTCGAGCGCTATCAGCCACCCACATAA
- a CDS encoding glycerophosphodiester phosphodiesterase, with the protein MANIDNGADHLPNSLEALQASLAANAAIIEIDVQVLKADDYVLLYDATLDRETNASGRVAACTVADIQSIKRKHSDLPPADGKQLATYTIDIGREGTEANLLHVLDADSITTNTPLALAAYLGQAGSIS; encoded by the coding sequence ATGGCAAATATTGATAACGGGGCAGATCACTTGCCCAATTCCTTAGAAGCTCTCCAGGCCAGCCTGGCCGCCAACGCCGCCATTATCGAAATTGATGTGCAGGTACTCAAGGCAGACGATTATGTTTTGCTGTATGATGCCACACTGGACCGAGAAACCAACGCCAGCGGGCGCGTCGCAGCCTGCACCGTGGCGGATATCCAATCTATCAAGCGCAAGCACAGCGATTTACCCCCTGCTGATGGCAAACAACTGGCGACGTATACGATAGACATCGGCAGAGAGGGCACAGAAGCGAACCTGCTCCATGTGCTGGATGCCGATAGCATCACCACCAATACACCGCTGGCGTTAGCTGCCTACCTGGGCCAAGCAGGCAGCATATCCTGA